GTGACAAAAAGCAAAAGGATGGTGCCATCAAGCCATTTCTAGACCAAGGGATCTCATGTGCCGCGGTCAACTACCGCCTGACCGGAACCGATTCGCTGCCGGCTCCGGTTCATGACGCGGCCCGCGCGATTCAGTTTCTTCGCACGAGGGCGCAGCAATGGAGCATCAATAAGTCGCGCATTGCGCTGACCGGCGGCAGCGCCGGTGCCTGCACGTCGATGTGGATCCTTCTGCACGATGATCTAGCGGACCTCACCGCTACAGATCCCGTGCAACGAGAGTCGACACGTGTAACCGCCGCGGCCGCGCACGCGGGCCAAACATCGATCGATCCTCCCGTCATCGAAGGGTGGCTCGGCCCCAATGTGCTAAAGCACCGCATGATCTGGATGGCGGTTGGCGAACCGGACATGGCCAGCGC
This genomic stretch from Pirellulales bacterium harbors:
- a CDS encoding alpha/beta hydrolase fold domain-containing protein; the encoded protein is DKKQKDGAIKPFLDQGISCAAVNYRLTGTDSLPAPVHDAARAIQFLRTRAQQWSINKSRIALTGGSAGACTSMWILLHDDLADLTATDPVQRESTRVTAAAAHAGQTSIDPPVIEGWLGPNVLKHRMIWMAVGEPDMASALANYNKHQALYREFSPINHLDRNDPPLFMAYGNNMTLPSEDAGHGIHHPVFGLKMKEKADQLGHECHLVIDGVSKSDKYKNSDTFLADKLLNASDSK